The following are encoded in a window of Syntrophorhabdaceae bacterium genomic DNA:
- the gspG gene encoding type II secretion system major pseudopilin GspG yields MKTQYGYCRDRRGFTLVELLVVMVIVGLLVALVGPKVFPKLGKGKQAAARAQVELLGQTLDHFRLDVGRYPTTQEGLGALVTNPGAQNWEGPYLKKALPNDPWGKPYQYQSPGSHGEFDIYSYGRDGTPGGEGEDKDVVDWE; encoded by the coding sequence ATGAAAACTCAGTACGGATATTGCAGGGACAGGCGCGGTTTCACACTGGTGGAGCTCCTCGTGGTCATGGTCATCGTGGGGCTCCTCGTTGCCCTCGTGGGTCCCAAGGTCTTTCCAAAGCTCGGCAAGGGCAAACAGGCCGCGGCCAGGGCGCAGGTCGAGCTTCTCGGCCAGACGCTCGACCATTTTCGCCTCGACGTAGGTCGCTACCCCACAACACAGGAAGGTCTCGGCGCCCTCGTCACAAACCCAGGAGCGCAGAACTGGGAAGGACCTTATCTCAAGAAGGCCCTTCCCAACGACCCCTGGGGCAAACCCTACCAGTACCAGTCCCCCGGTTCCCACGGAGAGTTCGACATCTACTCCTACGGAAGGGACGGCACACCTGGCGGCGAGGGTGAAGACAAGGACGTGGTCGATTGGGAATAG
- a CDS encoding type II secretion system F family protein — MAVYSYRATTLEGTIVEGVIEAPDEGSALERVKDAGVIPLKVTSPRKGVLKKGMSLRSSKGDLLTFTAELSALIGAGLPLDRSLNILAGVSEGRQMQEVVNSVLKSIREGSSFSDALKNHPGVFPKLYVNMVRAGETGGVLDIVLEKLGEFLETAKELKDSVYSAMIYPVILAITGGISIIILLTFVIPRFSILFKEMGGALPVSTQMILYFSTFLRGFWWILLPAGAFGVLALRRFIKTERGAIAWDKLKFRFLRDVVGKLETARFCRTMGTLIKSGVPFLQALQNSKDVIGNRVIAAAIAAVAKDVKEGKGIAAPLTDAKVFPRLALSMIKVGEETGQLDTMLLKVATTYEKSLKDSVKRFMGLLEPAIILTMGLVIAFIVVSMLVAIFGILELPF, encoded by the coding sequence TTGGCCGTATATTCATACAGGGCGACGACTCTTGAAGGCACCATTGTCGAAGGCGTCATCGAGGCACCCGATGAAGGCTCGGCCCTGGAGCGGGTGAAGGATGCGGGTGTCATTCCTCTGAAGGTTACATCTCCGCGAAAGGGGGTCCTCAAAAAGGGCATGTCGCTGCGCTCATCGAAGGGCGACCTTCTCACCTTTACCGCTGAGTTGTCGGCGCTTATCGGCGCGGGCCTTCCCCTCGACCGGAGCCTCAACATCCTCGCCGGGGTTTCCGAAGGCAGGCAGATGCAGGAGGTGGTCAATTCCGTTCTGAAGTCCATACGGGAGGGAAGTTCCTTTTCCGATGCCCTGAAGAACCATCCCGGGGTGTTCCCCAAGCTCTACGTCAACATGGTCAGGGCCGGTGAGACGGGCGGCGTCCTGGATATCGTCCTCGAGAAACTCGGCGAGTTCCTCGAGACGGCAAAGGAACTGAAGGACAGTGTCTACTCGGCTATGATCTATCCCGTGATCCTCGCCATAACGGGGGGTATTTCCATCATCATCCTCCTTACCTTCGTCATACCCCGCTTTTCCATTCTCTTCAAGGAGATGGGCGGGGCCTTGCCTGTGTCCACGCAGATGATCCTGTACTTCAGCACCTTCCTGAGGGGTTTTTGGTGGATTCTCCTTCCGGCGGGCGCATTCGGGGTGCTGGCACTGCGGCGTTTTATAAAGACCGAACGGGGCGCCATCGCCTGGGACAAGTTGAAGTTCAGATTCCTCAGGGACGTTGTGGGCAAGCTCGAAACGGCCCGTTTTTGCAGGACCATGGGGACCCTGATAAAAAGCGGCGTTCCTTTCCTGCAGGCCCTGCAGAACTCCAAAGACGTCATCGGGAACCGCGTCATTGCCGCCGCCATCGCGGCGGTGGCAAAGGACGTCAAAGAAGGCAAGGGCATTGCCGCGCCGCTCACCGACGCGAAGGTCTTTCCCCGGCTGGCGCTGTCCATGATCAAGGTGGGCGAAGAGACGGGACAACTCGATACTATGCTGCTCAAGGTGGCGACTACGTATGAAAAGAGCCTCAAGGACTCGGTGAAGCGATTCATGGGTCTTCTGGAACCGGCGATCATCCTCACCATGGGGCTTGTAATCGCCTTCATCGTCGTCTCCATGCTTGTTGCCATATTCGGCATCCTGGAGCTGCCCTTTTGA
- a CDS encoding pentapeptide repeat-containing protein, with translation MEITDKELKTILRRHRKWLDGEDGGMCANLSGADLSGASLAGANLSHAVLTGAVLTGASLVRANLSGVDLSHANLTDADLSRANFYRATLSHADLTGAILSRSNLSGTDVSRANLSRARLTGSNLSRADLTGADLNEADLTGTDMERADLALADLSRADLTGASLSFADLSYADLTRANLTRVNLAGVDISRANLSYANLAGANLTRADLNEADLTGATWTDGTKK, from the coding sequence ATGGAGATAACCGATAAAGAACTGAAGACGATCCTGCGTCGACACCGGAAATGGCTCGATGGCGAGGATGGCGGCATGTGCGCCAACCTCTCGGGTGCTGACCTCTCGGGCGCCAGCCTTGCAGGAGCGAACCTGTCACATGCCGTCCTCACCGGCGCCGTCCTCACCGGCGCCAGCCTTGTCAGGGCCAATCTATCCGGGGTTGACCTCTCCCACGCCAATCTCACCGATGCCGATCTGTCGCGGGCCAATTTCTACCGGGCCACCCTCTCTCACGCCGACCTCACCGGCGCCATACTCTCTCGTTCCAACCTCTCCGGCACGGACGTCTCCCGCGCCAACCTTTCCCGTGCAAGACTCACCGGTTCCAACCTCTCCCGCGCCGACCTCACCGGCGCCGACCTCAACGAAGCGGACCTCACCGGTACCGACATGGAGCGTGCCGACCTCGCCCTTGCCGACCTCTCCCGCGCCGACCTCACCGGCGCCAGCCTTTCCTTTGCGGATCTTTCATACGCCGACCTCACCCGCGCCAACCTCACCCGTGTAAACCTCGCCGGCGTGGACATCTCCCGCGCCAATCTTTCATACGCCAATCTGGCAGGCGCCAACCTCACCCGTGCCGACCTCAACGAGGCCGACCTCACCGGCGCTACCTGGACAGACGGAACAAAGAAATAG
- a CDS encoding cyclopropane-fatty-acyl-phospholipid synthase, translated as MKKAIEKLLVQLSSRSPDIPFEVCFWDGQTERFGTNPPAFILAFKTKAAAKRIFSRGSMGFSEEYVDGNIDVQGDFQQLVRMGIDPRFQDIKLPARTRASILWRHILSLNTVKRSPGNISHHYDLGNDFYSHYLDKSMTYSCAYFRNGTDTLEKAQEQKYEHICRKLQLKEGETLVDIGCGWGGMLLYAARHYGVKGLGCTLSPKQAEYAERRVTQEGLGKAVTILRQDYRNLKGQFDKLVSIGMFEHVGKGFIQKFMERTRSLLKPEGIGLIHTVGKERNAAGDPWTMRYIFPGAHIPVLDHVIRIMGKEELVPVDIENLRLHYASTLDEWRKRFDANADKVEEMFDARLVRMWRLFLNGSAAAFRWGNIRLYQILFTNGLNNSLPMTREHLYRFH; from the coding sequence ATGAAAAAAGCTATCGAGAAACTCCTTGTGCAGTTGAGCTCCAGGTCGCCCGATATTCCCTTTGAGGTGTGTTTTTGGGATGGCCAGACAGAACGATTTGGCACCAACCCGCCTGCTTTCATCCTTGCATTCAAGACCAAGGCCGCCGCAAAACGCATCTTCAGCAGGGGATCCATGGGTTTCAGCGAAGAGTATGTCGATGGCAACATCGATGTTCAGGGCGATTTCCAGCAACTTGTTCGCATGGGCATTGACCCCCGTTTTCAGGACATAAAGCTCCCGGCACGGACCAGAGCTTCCATTCTCTGGCGGCATATCTTATCTCTCAACACGGTGAAGAGATCTCCGGGGAATATCTCACACCACTATGATCTGGGCAACGACTTTTACAGCCACTACCTCGACAAGAGTATGACATATTCCTGTGCCTATTTCAGGAACGGGACTGACACTCTTGAAAAGGCGCAGGAACAGAAATACGAGCATATATGCCGGAAGCTTCAACTCAAGGAGGGCGAGACGCTCGTAGATATAGGATGCGGATGGGGCGGAATGCTCCTTTACGCCGCCCGTCATTATGGCGTGAAAGGCCTGGGGTGCACCCTCTCGCCGAAACAAGCCGAATACGCCGAGAGAAGGGTCACGCAGGAAGGCCTGGGAAAGGCCGTCACCATTCTCCGCCAGGACTACCGGAACCTGAAGGGCCAATTTGACAAACTGGTCTCCATCGGCATGTTCGAGCATGTGGGAAAAGGATTTATCCAGAAGTTCATGGAAAGAACGAGATCACTTTTGAAGCCAGAAGGCATCGGCCTCATACATACCGTGGGAAAGGAGCGAAATGCAGCCGGCGACCCGTGGACAATGCGGTATATCTTCCCCGGAGCCCATATCCCCGTGCTTGACCACGTGATCCGGATCATGGGCAAGGAGGAGCTGGTTCCCGTCGATATCGAGAACCTTCGTCTCCATTACGCCTCGACCTTGGACGAATGGCGCAAGCGTTTCGACGCAAACGCGGACAAGGTCGAAGAGATGTTCGATGCACGACTCGTGCGCATGTGGCGCCTTTTTCTCAACGGCAGCGCCGCGGCTTTCCGATGGGGAAATATACGTCTCTACCAGATATTGTTCACCAACGGCCTGAACAACTCCCTCCCCATGACGCGGGAGCATCTGTACCGGTTCCACTGA
- a CDS encoding autotransporter domain-containing protein has product MKMRIPFKKGMVCGVSLLMLAAPCIVKPSLAEVVIDDSRTAGIVLENETNTAANQTNATVKSGASVTAETGKYAILGKTGGWNITVEKGATVARTGTYANGIWLNPDGDSTKADLNGNVTNRGTIQATGSAIQLGAGTVVNEKEAVISSKNNYGVQTTGGPSTVINEGSIVGRVSGVSMDGSSANTLINKETGTIGDFDTSSYGVRIAGTVENEGLIVGNSAVYMFSEDSRLTNKKGGTIIGKTNGILGIGSIVNEEGATIKGSTMGVDTIGDSSVSNAGTIEGATGIRFRGSEGDNILDNRGTIIGTSGNAVLMGADNDTAYLRNGSDITGNVDADNSADSSIVSGTDDTVYLTGSGEIKNGTLLNFETIEKSGDGTWSLGGDLSSGNSISVLGGVLKASGVYTHEAGATYTVGAGSNGKAGKITADTATLNGGAVSVVSKGLKGGTHTIVETTNGLTGTFDSVTSDSKYREMSLAYDAKNSYLNMKSNFKKAGATGTRGNVASAIDDAYGNSSSDDMVTVVDELFSLDDGALNSAIDQISGTTHSVSATVAPVKQGSFYQNLFGRTGGATTGLGFLGLNDRQSDPLTMLASGGPVANDAGFSLTRAGQKLPYGMWIKGYSVMGNRHGGDTGSRYDYTIGGAIAGFDYLINPNIRAGVAVGYSKTSVDMKQLQDNSDVESFQGALYGSYVPTSKLWYVDAAFAYSKNSYETKRYLTFGNIYRVARGSYDGSDISGYLEGGYKVPIFGGITATPLVSFLAMRNHTDSFTETGAGSVNLETGSNNTDSYQSGLGVKLSREFKAAKDFTFTPEFGAKWLHEFGDTEANINARFAGETAGSFVIASDTTERDTGVFSLNLTGKKGDMLNFFVGYDLGITNDQISHGFTGGLRLNW; this is encoded by the coding sequence ATGAAGATGAGAATACCATTTAAGAAAGGCATGGTCTGCGGTGTATCACTCCTTATGCTTGCGGCACCATGCATTGTAAAACCATCCCTTGCGGAGGTTGTAATAGACGACTCCCGCACAGCAGGCATAGTCCTCGAGAATGAGACAAACACTGCTGCTAACCAGACGAACGCCACCGTCAAATCCGGGGCATCCGTGACGGCTGAAACCGGGAAGTACGCTATCCTTGGAAAGACCGGCGGATGGAATATAACCGTGGAGAAGGGCGCAACCGTCGCAAGAACCGGTACTTACGCTAACGGGATCTGGTTAAATCCTGACGGTGATTCGACAAAGGCCGATTTGAACGGCAACGTCACCAACAGGGGGACAATACAAGCAACTGGAAGCGCTATACAACTGGGTGCAGGCACCGTGGTCAATGAGAAAGAGGCAGTCATTTCATCAAAAAACAATTATGGTGTGCAGACAACTGGTGGTCCTTCCACGGTCATCAACGAAGGTAGTATCGTCGGCAGGGTTTCTGGTGTATCGATGGACGGGTCTAGTGCCAACACCTTGATCAACAAGGAAACTGGGACCATCGGCGACTTCGACACGAGCTCCTACGGTGTTCGAATCGCCGGCACCGTAGAGAATGAAGGTCTTATTGTCGGGAATTCAGCGGTATACATGTTTAGTGAAGATAGCAGGTTGACCAATAAGAAGGGTGGTACCATCATCGGTAAAACAAACGGTATCTTGGGAATCGGCTCTATTGTCAACGAAGAGGGTGCGACGATAAAGGGATCCACGATGGGAGTCGATACTATAGGAGATAGCAGTGTTAGTAACGCCGGTACGATAGAGGGTGCCACGGGAATTAGGTTCCGGGGCTCTGAGGGCGATAATATTCTCGACAATAGAGGCACTATCATCGGAACATCCGGCAACGCTGTGCTCATGGGGGCCGACAACGACACTGCCTATCTCCGTAACGGCTCCGACATAACGGGCAACGTGGATGCTGACAATTCGGCTGATTCCAGCATTGTTTCAGGTACCGACGATACAGTCTACCTCACCGGCTCGGGCGAGATAAAGAACGGCACCCTCCTCAACTTCGAGACCATAGAGAAGTCCGGGGACGGCACCTGGAGCCTGGGCGGAGACCTCTCGAGCGGCAACAGCATATCGGTCCTCGGCGGCGTGCTCAAGGCGAGCGGTGTCTACACGCATGAGGCGGGCGCAACCTACACGGTGGGAGCTGGCTCCAACGGCAAGGCCGGGAAGATAACGGCCGACACGGCGACACTGAACGGAGGCGCTGTATCCGTTGTGAGCAAGGGTCTCAAAGGGGGCACACACACCATAGTCGAGACGACAAACGGTCTTACCGGCACCTTCGACTCGGTGACGTCAGACTCGAAGTACAGGGAGATGTCCCTTGCCTATGACGCAAAGAACAGCTACCTCAACATGAAATCCAATTTCAAGAAGGCAGGGGCCACGGGCACAAGGGGCAATGTGGCGTCGGCAATCGACGACGCCTACGGCAATTCCTCCTCCGACGACATGGTCACCGTTGTCGATGAGTTGTTTTCTCTCGACGACGGTGCTCTCAACTCTGCCATCGACCAGATATCGGGAACGACTCACAGCGTATCGGCAACGGTCGCTCCTGTAAAGCAGGGGAGCTTCTATCAGAACCTCTTCGGCCGTACCGGCGGTGCCACGACGGGCCTTGGCTTCCTCGGGCTCAACGACCGCCAGTCCGATCCCCTGACGATGCTTGCATCGGGGGGCCCGGTGGCAAACGACGCAGGGTTTTCCCTGACAAGGGCCGGGCAGAAGCTGCCCTACGGAATGTGGATCAAAGGGTACAGCGTGATGGGCAACCGCCACGGCGGCGACACGGGCTCCCGCTATGACTACACCATCGGCGGCGCCATCGCAGGTTTCGACTACCTCATCAATCCCAACATCCGGGCCGGCGTGGCCGTCGGGTATTCGAAGACCAGCGTCGACATGAAACAGCTTCAGGACAACTCCGATGTTGAAAGCTTCCAGGGGGCACTGTACGGCTCCTACGTCCCGACGAGCAAGCTGTGGTATGTGGACGCGGCGTTCGCGTACAGCAAGAACAGCTACGAGACGAAACGCTATCTCACCTTCGGCAACATCTATCGGGTGGCCCGTGGCTCCTATGACGGAAGCGACATATCGGGCTACCTGGAGGGCGGCTACAAGGTGCCCATCTTCGGCGGCATCACCGCAACGCCCCTTGTTTCCTTCCTTGCCATGAGGAACCATACGGACAGCTTTACGGAAACAGGCGCCGGTTCAGTAAATCTCGAAACCGGCAGTAACAATACCGATTCCTACCAGAGCGGCCTGGGTGTGAAGCTCTCCCGGGAGTTCAAGGCGGCAAAAGACTTCACCTTTACCCCCGAATTTGGGGCCAAATGGCTTCACGAGTTCGGCGACACAGAAGCGAACATCAACGCCCGGTTCGCAGGCGAAACGGCAGGCTCCTTCGTCATTGCCTCCGATACAACGGAAAGAGACACGGGCGTTTTCTCCCTGAACCTCACGGGAAAGAAAGGCGACATGCTTAACTTCTTCGTAGGCTATGATCTGGGCATCACGAATGACCAGATAAGCCACGGCTTCACGGGGGGACTGAGGCTTAATTGGTAA
- a CDS encoding secretin N-terminal domain-containing protein codes for MMTNCGKLVFFGCLFFTLTVSPSYGDDNPRTAIPRQVSQHNGATEGPSSTGPLATQPSEKAKKLTARASSPVSLSFDDADMYQVIQTVFGEILRVNYVVDQRVKGRVTFRSVTPIEGDRVLSVMEVILRLNGVGVVEEGDLYRIVPISDVAREPAEVTVGRDPDSIEVQGKSIIRVVPVMYSQSAEIIKLITPFLTTTAVVIDVSSINHIMLVDTDANVKRLLKLIDLFDSEQTRKKKPQVFVYHVQNSKAKDIANILQQVFLSSGRGGAANPPLAASPSASPKTSASKESPVAAARSALGGLSGSDSHMGEGLVSPITKIIAEENLNSLVILSSPEDYEVIKEAIRRVDIIPRQVVIEGVIAEISLKDDLKLGVSWALQFSPGGMNGVLGALDGTVGFDVPGATSTSTTDSGTFNFAGTVGGDFKAVIDMLATQSKAKLLAVPRILVTDNKEARIQVGEQVPIVTTETIASTTTAAQRTIQYKDIGIILKVKPRINEGGLVTLDLAQEVSSYDTITLFDGETNIIVKKTEATTNLVVQDGQTVLIGGLIREDTSTARSGIPYLSKIPLLGYLFGSTTDENHRKELIILLTPRVIKNQWDARKATSSYVDDITKTGKGKLKKEELIRDVPQEERDGKKDEVRKQPTPEPVRQIREGLGTKKHEMMQSEVSPAAGDTVAQRNGVQKTQKQNQVQQSSNKTTENGQSKDREEPEGPRPPGRPAVKKPAPEAAPDGGGKS; via the coding sequence ATGATGACAAATTGCGGAAAGCTCGTATTCTTCGGGTGCCTCTTTTTCACGCTGACGGTGAGTCCTTCGTATGGGGACGACAACCCGCGAACGGCAATCCCCCGGCAGGTATCGCAGCACAATGGGGCAACAGAGGGTCCATCATCAACGGGTCCGCTCGCGACGCAGCCATCTGAAAAGGCTAAAAAGCTGACGGCAAGGGCGTCCAGCCCCGTCAGCCTCTCCTTTGATGATGCCGATATGTACCAGGTCATCCAGACCGTTTTCGGTGAGATCCTGAGGGTCAATTATGTTGTGGACCAGAGGGTGAAGGGACGGGTCACGTTCCGTTCCGTGACTCCTATTGAGGGCGACCGGGTGCTTTCAGTCATGGAGGTCATTCTGAGGCTTAACGGAGTGGGTGTTGTGGAAGAAGGCGATCTCTACAGGATCGTTCCGATCAGCGACGTCGCCAGGGAACCCGCGGAGGTGACCGTCGGCAGAGATCCGGATTCCATCGAGGTCCAGGGCAAATCCATCATACGTGTCGTGCCTGTCATGTACAGTCAATCGGCGGAGATCATCAAACTTATCACGCCCTTCCTGACGACAACCGCCGTGGTCATCGATGTGTCCAGCATCAATCACATCATGCTCGTAGACACCGACGCGAACGTAAAGAGACTGCTCAAGCTCATCGATCTTTTCGACAGCGAACAAACAAGAAAAAAGAAGCCCCAGGTTTTTGTCTACCATGTCCAGAACAGCAAGGCCAAAGATATAGCGAACATTCTGCAGCAGGTCTTCCTTTCCTCCGGACGGGGCGGCGCGGCAAACCCACCCCTTGCTGCGTCGCCTTCCGCCTCCCCGAAAACGTCCGCTTCGAAAGAGTCTCCGGTCGCGGCGGCACGCAGTGCCCTGGGTGGATTGTCCGGATCGGATTCCCACATGGGAGAGGGCCTTGTATCTCCCATAACGAAGATCATCGCCGAGGAGAACCTCAACTCCCTTGTTATCCTCAGCTCACCCGAGGATTATGAGGTCATCAAGGAGGCCATCCGCCGCGTCGATATTATCCCGAGACAGGTCGTTATCGAAGGTGTGATTGCGGAGATATCCCTGAAGGACGACCTGAAGCTGGGTGTTTCCTGGGCCCTTCAGTTCTCGCCGGGCGGCATGAACGGTGTGTTGGGGGCGTTGGACGGCACCGTCGGATTCGACGTGCCAGGCGCTACATCCACGAGCACTACAGACAGCGGCACCTTCAACTTCGCGGGGACGGTGGGGGGAGATTTCAAGGCGGTCATCGACATGCTTGCGACGCAATCAAAGGCAAAGCTCCTTGCCGTGCCGCGCATACTCGTAACGGATAACAAGGAGGCGCGCATCCAGGTGGGAGAGCAGGTTCCCATCGTGACAACGGAAACGATAGCGTCCACCACCACAGCCGCTCAGCGGACCATCCAGTACAAGGATATAGGTATCATCCTCAAGGTGAAGCCCCGCATCAACGAAGGCGGCCTCGTTACCCTCGACCTTGCCCAGGAAGTCTCTTCCTACGACACGATCACCCTTTTCGACGGCGAGACGAACATCATCGTCAAGAAGACGGAGGCGACAACGAACCTTGTCGTCCAGGATGGTCAGACGGTCCTCATTGGAGGGCTTATCAGGGAGGACACATCGACGGCGCGATCGGGCATCCCCTACCTGAGCAAGATACCTCTTCTCGGCTATCTCTTCGGCAGCACCACGGACGAGAACCACCGCAAGGAGTTGATCATACTCTTGACCCCGCGGGTCATCAAGAACCAGTGGGATGCCCGGAAGGCCACATCCTCCTATGTTGACGATATAACGAAAACAGGCAAGGGAAAGCTGAAGAAGGAAGAGCTTATCCGCGACGTCCCGCAGGAGGAAAGGGACGGGAAAAAGGACGAGGTGCGCAAGCAGCCCACGCCGGAACCGGTGCGGCAGATCAGGGAAGGGTTGGGAACGAAAAAGCATGAAATGATGCAATCGGAAGTCTCACCCGCGGCTGGTGATACCGTGGCGCAGCGGAACGGGGTACAAAAAACGCAGAAACAGAACCAGGTTCAGCAGAGTTCGAACAAAACGACGGAGAATGGGCAGAGCAAAGACCGGGAAGAACCTGAAGGCCCCCGGCCGCCGGGCCGCCCGGCAGTAAAAAAGCCGGCACCAGAGGCGGCGCCCGATGGCGGAGGAAAGTCGTGA
- the gspE gene encoding type II secretion system ATPase GspE, with protein sequence MKGKTVVYLSPEEFPRMPLVLDGVSTRFIRENRIIPFEWKDKTLKVIMADPSDRELVDALRVAAAGDVLVHTGDLAVIDEHISRFYSKEQQNIDRIIEGIDEQEGYEFIHDEEEEDVGHLKDLASEAPIIRLVNLLITRAVESRASDIHIEPFEDEMKIRYRIDGVLNDVESTPKRLQAAIVSRIKIMARLNIAERRLPQDGRIRLRVGEKEIAIRVSTIPIVNGESIVMRILDRESIVIDLDRLGFSRAMLESLDRLITKPNGIILVTGPTGSGKTTTLYGALDKINLPQKKIITVEDPVEYQLKGVNQIQVKPRIGLDFNSTLRHIVRQDPDIIMIGEIRDLETAQIAIQSALTGHLVFSTLHTNDAPSAITRLLDMGVESFLLSSTVRGILAQRLVRMICPECRSQVGISDEVEELMALGMGSGVPIYRGAGCEACAQTGFFGRSGLFEFLLVDEDIRRLTLKGADEGEVKAQARRSGMRTLLEDGIEKVRMGITTLDEVLRVTRED encoded by the coding sequence GTGAAGGGCAAAACGGTAGTCTACCTCTCACCGGAGGAATTCCCCAGAATGCCCCTGGTTCTGGATGGAGTCTCGACGCGCTTTATTCGGGAGAACAGGATCATTCCCTTCGAGTGGAAGGACAAAACGCTCAAGGTCATCATGGCCGACCCCTCCGACCGCGAACTTGTCGATGCGCTCAGGGTAGCCGCCGCGGGCGATGTCCTGGTCCATACCGGGGACCTTGCCGTCATCGACGAACACATCTCGCGATTCTACAGCAAGGAGCAGCAGAACATCGACAGGATCATAGAAGGGATCGACGAACAGGAGGGCTACGAGTTCATACACGACGAGGAAGAAGAGGATGTGGGTCATCTGAAGGACCTCGCCTCGGAGGCCCCCATCATCAGGCTGGTCAACCTGCTTATCACCCGCGCCGTAGAGTCGAGGGCGAGCGACATTCACATCGAACCTTTCGAGGACGAGATGAAGATCCGCTACCGGATAGACGGTGTTCTTAACGATGTGGAATCGACACCGAAGAGGCTTCAGGCCGCCATCGTCTCACGCATCAAGATCATGGCCAGGCTCAACATCGCCGAGCGCAGACTTCCCCAGGACGGGAGGATACGACTGCGCGTGGGCGAGAAAGAGATCGCCATCAGGGTTTCCACCATCCCCATCGTGAACGGGGAGAGCATCGTAATGAGGATACTCGACAGGGAGAGCATCGTCATCGACCTTGACAGGCTGGGTTTTTCCCGGGCCATGCTCGAGTCTCTCGACAGGCTCATCACGAAGCCCAACGGCATCATCCTTGTGACGGGGCCCACGGGCAGCGGCAAGACAACGACCCTCTACGGGGCGCTCGACAAGATCAATTTGCCCCAAAAAAAGATCATTACCGTGGAAGACCCCGTGGAATACCAGCTGAAAGGCGTGAACCAGATCCAGGTGAAACCCCGGATCGGATTGGATTTCAACAGCACGCTGCGCCACATTGTCAGGCAGGACCCGGATATCATCATGATCGGCGAGATCCGCGACCTGGAGACGGCCCAGATAGCCATCCAGTCGGCACTGACGGGGCATCTCGTATTCTCCACCCTCCATACGAACGACGCGCCGAGCGCGATCACACGCCTTCTTGACATGGGCGTGGAGAGCTTTTTGCTGTCGTCCACGGTGCGGGGTATCCTCGCACAGCGGCTTGTGAGGATGATCTGTCCCGAATGCCGCAGTCAGGTGGGCATATCCGACGAGGTGGAGGAACTCATGGCCCTCGGCATGGGCAGCGGTGTTCCCATTTACCGGGGAGCAGGCTGCGAGGCCTGCGCGCAGACGGGATTTTTCGGGCGCTCGGGGCTCTTCGAGTTCCTTCTTGTTGATGAAGATATAAGGCGGTTGACCTTGAAGGGGGCCGACGAGGGCGAGGTCAAGGCACAGGCGAGAAGAAGCGGGATGAGGACGCTCCTCGAGGACGGGATCGAGAAGGTCCGTATGGGCATAACCACCCTGGACGAGGTCTTACGGGTGACAAGGGAGGATTGA
- a CDS encoding prepilin-type N-terminal cleavage/methylation domain-containing protein, with protein sequence MNGKGFTLLELVIVMVLMVLFLGLSGVHFANHLPSAKLGATGRELSGLIRMARIEAMNKREEQRVIIDLSRRTYGMEGRAGRAVPEAIAISIIDPVRGSFHGGEYEIIADASGSVAACEIILRNAKRTLRIEIDPVIGAVVVKGDGERD encoded by the coding sequence ATGAACGGCAAGGGTTTTACGCTTCTCGAACTGGTTATAGTCATGGTCCTCATGGTGCTCTTCCTTGGCCTGTCGGGCGTGCATTTCGCAAATCACCTGCCCTCGGCGAAACTCGGTGCGACGGGTAGGGAACTCTCCGGCCTTATCCGCATGGCGCGTATCGAGGCGATGAACAAAAGGGAAGAACAGAGGGTGATCATCGACCTCAGTCGCAGGACCTACGGCATGGAGGGGAGAGCCGGGCGGGCCGTCCCGGAGGCCATCGCCATCAGTATCATAGACCCCGTAAGAGGCAGCTTCCACGGGGGGGAATACGAGATTATCGCCGACGCGTCGGGCTCGGTCGCGGCGTGCGAGATCATTCTCAGAAATGCGAAAAGGACACTCAGAATAGAGATCGATCCCGTCATCGGGGCCGTGGTGGTGAAAGGCGACGGAGAAAGAGACTGA